A section of the Petrimonas sulfuriphila genome encodes:
- a CDS encoding glycogen/starch synthase, which translates to MQMDAKHTPDYIFEASWEVCNKVGGIYTVLSTKANSLQKLYKDKVFFIGPDVLQPSDNPWFLEEKELYADWRNFARINQNLEIRAGRWNVPGNPIVFLIKFDRFFEQKNSIYSEMWLDFGVDSMYAYGDYDESSMFAYASGVVIESFYRFHRLEACHVIAHFDEWQLGMGALYIKKYVPKIATVFTTHATGVGRSIAGNGLPLYNHLKNYNGDQMARQLNMVAKHSIEKRAAQSVDCFTTVSDITAQECSQFLQRQPDVVTPNGFEKDFIPNGLNYRRTRKKARETLLSVAEKLLGHFVHPDALLVGISGRYEYKNKGIDVFIDALDTLRKMPQLSKDVIAFIMIPAWIKGPREDWQSALYTTHQLQDIENDKIVNYLKYLGFSNSEQERVKVIFVPSYLNGFDGIFNTDYYNLLIGLDVSVFPSYYEPWGYTPHESVAFSIPTITTTLAGFGVWAKKNGDTEKGLSDGVQVIYRDDSNYKEVAEEIAATLYDFTLKSIDQVNVLKKMAAELSDRADWAHFITYYQEAYRKALHNSFIRLSKPARYKAD; encoded by the coding sequence ATGCAAATGGATGCAAAGCATACTCCCGACTACATCTTCGAAGCAAGTTGGGAAGTGTGTAACAAAGTTGGCGGTATCTACACCGTTTTATCAACGAAGGCAAATTCACTACAAAAATTATACAAAGACAAGGTTTTTTTTATCGGCCCCGATGTTTTACAACCATCGGATAATCCCTGGTTCCTGGAAGAAAAGGAACTTTACGCCGATTGGAGAAACTTTGCACGGATAAACCAGAACCTCGAGATACGTGCTGGAAGGTGGAATGTACCTGGAAATCCCATCGTTTTTCTGATTAAGTTTGACCGGTTTTTTGAACAAAAGAACAGCATCTATTCAGAGATGTGGCTCGATTTTGGGGTAGACTCCATGTATGCCTACGGAGATTACGACGAGTCATCGATGTTCGCCTATGCTTCGGGGGTGGTTATAGAAAGTTTCTATCGGTTTCACCGTTTGGAGGCGTGCCATGTCATTGCGCACTTCGATGAGTGGCAGTTAGGTATGGGAGCCTTGTACATCAAGAAATATGTTCCGAAAATTGCCACAGTTTTCACCACCCACGCCACGGGAGTAGGACGCTCTATTGCCGGAAACGGGCTCCCGCTCTACAATCACCTGAAAAATTATAACGGCGATCAGATGGCGCGCCAACTGAATATGGTGGCCAAGCATTCCATTGAGAAAAGGGCGGCACAAAGTGTGGATTGTTTCACTACGGTAAGTGATATTACGGCACAAGAGTGTTCGCAGTTTCTTCAGCGTCAGCCTGATGTGGTGACTCCCAACGGATTTGAGAAAGACTTTATCCCCAACGGATTGAACTATAGGCGTACCCGAAAAAAGGCGCGTGAAACGTTGCTGAGTGTTGCGGAGAAACTATTGGGGCATTTTGTTCATCCCGATGCACTACTGGTAGGAATTAGCGGAAGGTATGAATACAAGAACAAAGGTATCGATGTTTTTATCGATGCGTTGGACACGTTGCGCAAGATGCCTCAATTGTCCAAAGATGTGATTGCATTCATTATGATCCCTGCTTGGATAAAGGGTCCCAGGGAAGATTGGCAATCGGCACTTTATACAACTCATCAGCTGCAGGATATCGAAAACGACAAGATTGTAAATTACCTGAAATACCTTGGATTTAGCAATTCAGAGCAGGAGAGGGTAAAAGTAATTTTTGTTCCGTCTTACCTGAACGGATTCGACGGTATCTTCAATACGGATTATTACAACCTGTTAATTGGCCTGGATGTTTCTGTTTTTCCGTCCTATTACGAACCGTGGGGGTACACACCGCACGAGAGCGTTGCCTTTTCCATTCCTACCATCACGACAACGCTGGCGGGTTTTGGTGTTTGGGCAAAGAAAAATGGAGATACAGAGAAAGGTTTATCCGATGGGGTACAGGTCATTTACCGGGACGACAGCAACTATAAAGAGGTGGCAGAGGAGATTGCAGCCACCCTATACGACTTTACACTCAAAAGTATAGATCAGGTGAATGTGTTGAAAAAAATGGCTGCGGAACTTTCCGACAGGGCAGATTGGGCACATTTCATCACCTATTATCAGGAAGCTTATCGCAAAGCATTGCACAACTCTTTTATACGGTTATCGAAACCGGCAAGATACAAAGCCGATTAA